The Apostichopus japonicus isolate 1M-3 chromosome 3, ASM3797524v1, whole genome shotgun sequence region AACCTATTTCCAAGAATTGACAGGAATACAAGCCATGTCATGATTCCAAAGGCAGGAATAGAAACTCCCAGGTGGTCAGCCAAGGAGTGATTGATACACCAAGACTTACAGTTTTTTCAGTACAACAAGTGGCATTCAGTAAAGTCATTTTCATCCACAGACTATGAGAAATGTTATGAGATAGCATTTTCTGCCATAATATCCATTAGAACTGGCAACCCGTGAGTTTTCTCCAGTGGCTGCTCATGTTTCATCCCCTTTTGGAATTGGAATTGGGTATTTAAAAACTTCCAGGAGCACTTTGCACCGAGTGGAAAATAGCATGACATACAAATTTGTGGATATGCATACACATACGCCCAAACCTACATATGCGCATAAATGCACGCGCGCACTCATACATTcagatacacatatatatgcaaacacacacatacatatacatcgTGTACTTGTTTGTTcatatgacctttaacctggGAATTCCTCATGGGCAGTACTGACCATGAAATGGCTAATATTGATGATAAGAAAATTGTGTCACTATGAGgctatttttttattgtatgatatatttccttattcctttttttttccttcttaattCGCTATCATAAATAACATGTGTTGATTGTACACAGAAAGTGGATGCCCCTGTCATCCCATGAGCACCTTTTATGGCCTGATTGCATTCAATGCTGATTTGCATTCAATGGAGGTTGCTAAAAGCAGGTGTATACCATGGAAAGAATTGGCACTTTATTGTATTCAGAAAGGAATCACCCAAATTTCAAATGTGACTTACCAGTAGTTATTGAAAGATTTTGATGAGATGATGAATGTTACAGGTTGGATTAgggcaatggggggggggggggaatgggtgAGGAAATAATGGTTAATATGAAAAACAGGTCACGAAAGGTTTAAGATTGATTGTACCTTATTTCACCTATAATGCCGCTATATTTTGATCTATGTGCAATAGATGTCCATTACTGCTTCAAGTTTCTGATATAATGCAAGCTATTTTCAAACCTTCGGTCAGAGCAAGTTTGGATTAATCCATCGTGCATATTGATGACAGAGGTTAGCTGACTGTCCTTttgttaaaatgaaataaaacaaacagaatCTATACCACTCACCTGATAGCAAATTATTATAATGTCTTTGGACTGAAATGAAACTTTCCCTTTCCATGTTGTCCACCTTACACAGTTCCTTCTTCCCCATCACCAATTCCTTCAATAAAACTGAAAGTTGTTTCACATTGCTAGTCATGTCATACCATCCTCATTTGCTTTGCCCTAGAAATACTCTATCAAAATTAGTCGGTTAAGTCttattgttgaaaaaaaaaaagggtcaaTGGTTTGTCAGAATTAATTGTGAAAAGGAAAATCTTTCATTTCCATGTCGATTGGTGTCGGAGAAAAGTTCGAATAAATAGAGAACTCTGTCCGtttgttgttgtattgttttgtttattgtcAATGTTAAAGGATTTACAGTTACTGATGGATACAAAATGAGTGTGGAATTATATGGTAGGTTCGTGTAATAGAGTGTAACACACTCATGTATTTGCCATACCCCCCTCCCCAGGCTACAAAAAAttcaaaccagaatgcaaaaatgagtTATGACACTTAATTAATGAcattcgcccgtagtaccaagaccttgacaaaatccggcaacacaccacttttttttcatcgataacaagtgatcgggttacacctacatggagtgtgaccactcccgattttgcaatttcacaagatcaggccccgaaagatcccaagaaatcccaaggacaATGTACTGtttggatatctagcaatatctagcggtatctagggatgaaaatcctaagccttcagtgtgtaatgaacttgaaactgtgcgtctttcgaaattaaaagaatgtggggcattgcgcaataaacagataaaagttatttatttcagtcttatTTCAATGAccaatttgtaaagcaaacagcagatatcacatcatatgagtgagcatgaaaatggcgttccaggatgaacagcctccaaactgtctatgtgtgtagcgttcggtttcggaaatatctggtattttatagttttatagtagccgttataagaggttttaatatttgtacaccaataaactaactgtgtctgaagtttcgaaaattccctgaccaacatttttcatcatacttccctctactcgtgaaattttgaccggtctcttaggggttgaaggaggtttttctgtattggttgtccatagatgaaattgtgtgcaacattatgggtatgttttgaagtgaatttattcacgagaaatgtgaattttcaaattctgaacaaataatgggttttaaaccttgaaaagtggggctgacgggtattgtgggccgcgacgtagaatcacctacaaaaataataatccactggagatgcgatgaggtcgaacatgatgtgtgactggtgacaatcttcaaaaaggttatggatggaaaaaaaaaactattgggaaatatttggttctcaggcaaaagtgtacatctggttggtcattttcaagcccgagaagtgccagtTCCGGTGATCTGAGGGggtatcaaaacaaaacaaaattacttATACGCtgcacgccaaccgatggtggcgctccgcttagatagtaattcgcgccacccggggttagaaaatcctggatacctGTTATAATAAAAACTGGAAGAACTGACTAGAACATTAACTGAAATGGGTACTTAAACATTTCTTCGAACACATCATCATATCTGATATATCCTTTAGATACAGTAAACCTATCTGACTATGAGTCCTTTTACGATCGCCGTAACGACCCAACATACCATTATGAGTATAACAGAGACAGGTTTTTGGTATAGTTCAGATGGTTGGTGGAGGGATTATGTTGTTGAGCAGTTTACCTTAACTATATGGCCATGcgttattttataaatttttaagTCTTTTTGCAATAACaataaatgtattgttttttattacagttaaagcagcattttgcgttgggtcgcttttttccacttttttaacatgtgcatcgatttttttacatgtatcaatcataaaacagctatctaagataccatccaagtttcaccctgccaagagcgttaattagcgagtaattaacgatttatgtcgataaatgagaagagtgtcctcgacaaatttcacagttaaaattaatcgcatacaattccgccaaacccactagtttgaattcaaccaatcagagatgcaggtttagttatgagccgttgctaaaaatagattcaagacttcgcgttggttgtaccagggagttgttatgcaactccctggtacaactgccatatagactgtacacaaatcaagcgtggtgttatattacgtatctgttaatgacgttcgtagtgtttaaatattcatattatgggcgaggtttattgggttcccaacggaaaatatcttggagaacaacaaagttgaaagttgcaaatttttcgacttttatgccaccatttgaagtaaaatataaataaattagctagttatgtatgtcgttatggcaaagtggaatcagtgaggttgagaaaaatcatagaaaaggacgcaaaatgctgctttaagagacATCCAATGTAACGAGAATCTACCATCTGCATTTACTTAGTAGCGTTGTCAGTTGTTGGTATGTTAACATCATTTCTCATTCTCGTATTTTCGATTAAACAACTCATTTTAATCCTGACACATGGTGATCAATTTTACCTCCTGCACTGTCCTGCACTGTCTGCTGCACTGTCTGCACTGTCCTCCTGCACTGTCTGCTGTAGTGCTGTCACTATTTCGGAGTTCTTTGCAACTTATAAGTTTATGTCTTAATATATTGATTGCGTAGGAACGTTATAAGGCTATTTGAAAACCGTTGGAACACATAGGTCCATGCAGTTACTCATCTAAAGCGGCCATATTGTTTGACTGCGATTGTAATTACTGTTGCTTTTGTTATTCTTTATGTTGTTTTCCTACTTTTCTTTATATCATTACTTCAAAAGGGTAGTTGACTTGGAGAAAATATCCGAAGTATACCTGCATCAAGTTATATTTTCATCTTCTAAGATTTAATTATCTTATTAATTGTTGTCATACTCTACACTAACATCATTAACGTATTTAAAGAGAATAAGAACATTAGTGACTGTGATAATATCGGGAAAAGAGATCATGAACATCGGCGGAATCTAACCATAATGGTATTGGTAAATTCTGCTATGTTCATATTGTTAGTGCTATTTCGGGATATCGCTATCTTCCTCGCCGTCATAGCAAAACGCGATGGTTTATATTGGAACGTTTACTTATTTCTAATAGGTTTCCCTTCATTGCTAAAATTTGGTATTAATCCAgtaatttacaacatttttggTTCTCGTTATCGAAGTGCTCTTAAAGGTACATTTAATTGTTGTACAGGAAGAGACCAAGAACTTGAACATAGAGATATAGAACTTagcaggggcgtcggaagctattttggattggtacggcagatcagagtgtggccatctatcataattatctgggggacgtttggtaggtcatactacgctacgcgccaccatggttggcgcgcagcgtactgGAGAAAATTTCAAGAGtgaaaaatgcctcccagattgcaggaaatggcacttcccgagcttgaaaacaagacccctgccatgccagagtagtcacatttagcctacttgccttcatcattattgaaaattactGAAAAATATATCTCCCAgattcattttggttctttattttttgccattttttttcttattcctACTCTCTTTTTTtggcgccgtgaatattggtcgccggacctgccgtaccggcttTGACGCCCCTGCTTAGTAATGTTGACTAAGCACACTCTCTatctatatatgtgtacatatacaaatacatatatacatatatataatatatatatatatatatatatcaggggcggatccaggggggcccggggggcccgggcccccctttttgaaaatcctgatttttttttttaccgcgttcgagggaaagggccccatgcgtgatcagtggcgtagctacgggggggcctagggggccgaggccccccatgaaataggctggcccccccactggccccccactgggaatggggtaaaaaaaaggttgtaaacaaattaaaaaataaaaataagtgcgattcacttatattttttgttcaataatttgggaaatagagttacacaattatctcgtctgcatctggcagaataagaaaatacaacatctgtagtaatcatgagaatggtcacacagcatggcatggcaatggtcgatgcgacgattgcgaccatatacCACGAACCgtgttgtgctgcgcgatatcgatatctgctgaaaatatgttcagtgctcccacctagcgcaacaatctatcaaaagattggctccgtttgtactgagccgaggtatcaggttttcatatattgcctcgagtcaaatgaatatatgcaggcgcggatccagcgggggggggtccagggggtccggacccccctgctcttggccaaaaaaaaagagagaaaaaaaagagagagaaaaaaagagagagaaaaaaagagagagaaaaaataattaaattaaacgccaattttaaacatgtaggacgtcagaaaagcggttatcctcacaagtcatctaggtgtgtcttttccgtcaaatgaactatagtgtgcacgcgtgctacacgtgccaaaaatgcctaacgatctcaattttcagaccgaaaagtttcaaaattgaggtggtgttcgaatttttttCGGCGGTGAGGTaacagagcggtaggctgctaggatgcgctaacgaatttttcatgagcaaacccctcacccttccagaatcttggatccggccctgcatcaaacggtggtgacggaacgggaggggattgggggctaaaggcgttatgatttttgtatcatctcaactcatctgatatgtaataccatatttcatagattgttttttctcatcaattgagaaattgcagacatgagatccatattttcaggctaggtacatgctgcttagaatactcgggaagtgccgtttccggccatctggggggtttgtaaagccaaaaattttcttgtacgctccgcgccaaccgatgatggcgctccgcttagatagtcttacgttcaggcgcggctggatcagtcagacccccccccccctgtcacaaataaTGCATGCGCCCCTGAtatatcattgaatattccacaaaacaacttttttatgcccacgaaactgtcgaaacactactggtagagatataaaatattgggaattccgAAATTCCTGCAAactgcggctgtgcctgttcaatactcactactgtatcgccttaaaaaatgatgagtggaaatagtttctccaggaccgtatcgtatcgtgggtatcgagtgcgtctgatatacgaacgtacgtagtacgtacgtacgtacgtctatgatgatatgcactgtactgtactgataaaaacataggtgaatttcactccatgggagtgatcactgagcacattccggtataagagtgaatttccactccattggagtaaatcttaactcctaatagagttatattcactcatattaggagtgagggttaactccaatagagttaaatttcactcttaatttgaagtgcgccgagtgatcactccaatggaatgaaatccactcatttgtttttagagtgttgctagatatatgaagaagaaatttacataccaatacatgttatcggtcatctattggcacaaaaacccagattctgatgacagctgcctcaagaaacccaataaatggcctaattagcaccgagccaccaatgtggaccattaccgaaacatcgatgcgtgttagtcttccatccccttcctctaatgctatttaagtccacatgtgggcatatcctgcaaacctacaggtagcccacaggggtttgagttgggagaaaggccttgacagcttgaaacgacaaatgatgccaacttccctcaagttaaaagtctggctgagttggcaaggccagtcagcatgaaagagaaaaaactttttttgcatttctgtcaccaaagttgcacatctttttggttgctattttgcctcacaggtgcaatctcctgcgatctggggggtgctgaaatctcaaattttctctgtacgctccgcgccaaccaaggtggcccTCCGCTTatatagtaacctccggcccccccacaagaaagaacagccctcatgccccccccccactcaaaaaatcctagctacgccactgtgcgtgtaattctggaagggggcatccaagatgaaatggcctggagtagcctggtaaaagtagtttgcatcaccacctactccccaaagacgtaaatcccagctcattgctcgaaattgcaaatatatgcccggcaaaccatgaatacatgatttattggaaataaattttactccaaactttcacgaaaagtagcaccagattgcaccgaggacctccatattttgtgaaattttcaaaaggggaggggggcccccactccccttagacccctcccccaggacgacgattaggcatttccaatctgggccccccccccttcggcgaaatcctggatccgccactgtatatatatatatatatatatatatatatatatatatatatatatatatatatatatatatatatatataactttatataacattatataagtatataaatatagaccATAAGTTCAACCTTGGCTATATAACGAGTAAACGATTGCTACCCAAGCGGGCACCCTGCATGAAAGGTCATGAACATTGGCATTATACAACTCCGTTTTGACTTCGAAAAAAATACCATTGCGTTCGCGGTTATTGGCAATGGGTGTTTACACAGCTCATAGCGTAGACGCTTTTGTCAATCGTCCAATGCGATGTTTGTTCATTGTCTTCGTAGGCTATAAGGCACTGCGGTGTACGTATTACGCGACTTATATAATTGTAGATCTTTTAATAgctaaaacataaaaaatatatctgtAAAGATGGATCAAGGAAATAGTAAAAATGGATCTCATCTTCCAGAGAGTGGGAACACATTGATCATTGTCTTAATAATCATGTTTGGACAAGGCTCCTGGATAGCTCTAAACGGATTATGGGTGGAATTACCAGTACTGGTATCGCTTGGAATCCCGGAAGGTTTCAACATCGCTACATGGCTTGTATTGATCATTCAGTTGGCTAACGTTGGACCTCTCCTATTCACTATTATCAACTACCTAACGCCTTCTCAATTCCATCTTGAATTACAGACCAATTATATCATCACTGCCTTGGGAGCGGTGGTAACTTTTCTGTTGATATTTTTGTGGGATGAATATTCTGTTTGGAAACTAACTGGTAAAACGCATAGCACAGCTTTATTGATATGTGCATTTGTATTATCAATCGTAGACTGTACTTCGTCGGTTGCGTTCACGCCGTTCATGTCCCGCTTTAAGAGTGTTTACGTTACGTGGTATTTCATCGGGGAAGGGTTCAGTGCGCTAACCCCGAGCATATTCGCGTTGGTCCAAGGAGTAGCCAGCAACACAGAATGTATTGCCAATCAAACCTTTATCTACGAAAATGACACCCACGAGATTAGATGCTATTCATGGGTTTCCAGACAGAAAGCTCCCAGATTTGGTCCGGgtatatatttcacatttttatttgCCATGGCCGCAGCCTGTTTTACATCTTTCCTGCTTTTGAACATCTTGCCTTTATCTCGTCGAGAACAACAGGTCACTGACTCGACCAATCAAGGCAAAGCAAACGATAGTTATCAATATGAGATGGTGGCAGATGGCGATATTAAACAAACCAAATCAAATATCGGTACGCCGGTTCCCAAAAAACCGATCAGATTCTATCTCTCTGTTTTTACAATACTTGGTATTGTCAATGCTCTCTCTAACTCAGTTTTACCTTCAGTGCAAAGTTTCTCAGCCGGAGGATACGGTCTGAAGACCTACCTTGTTGCGGCAACTCTAGCCTGTGTTAGCAAACCTCTTGCGGCATTCTTTGTGTTGGTTAAACCGATGAACAAATTGCTATTTGTCGGCGGTGTTGCTTTGGTCGGTATTTCTGTCGGTAGTTACTGTATGCTCACAGCGTTTATGAGCCCATCTCCACCGATGCAACAAACAGTCACCGGGAGAGGGTTAATCGTAAGTCAATTTAATCGCCAGTAGCGTATAC contains the following coding sequences:
- the LOC139958523 gene encoding riboflavin transporter 2-like translates to MDQGNSKNGSHLPESGNTLIIVLIIMFGQGSWIALNGLWVELPVLVSLGIPEGFNIATWLVLIIQLANVGPLLFTIINYLTPSQFHLELQTNYIITALGAVVTFLLIFLWDEYSVWKLTGKTHSTALLICAFVLSIVDCTSSVAFTPFMSRFKSVYVTWYFIGEGFSALTPSIFALVQGVASNTECIANQTFIYENDTHEIRCYSWVSRQKAPRFGPGIYFTFLFAMAAACFTSFLLLNILPLSRREQQVTDSTNQGKANDSYQYEMVADGDIKQTKSNIGTPVPKKPIRFYLSVFTILGIVNALSNSVLPSVQSFSAGGYGLKTYLVAATLACVSKPLAAFFVLVKPMNKLLFVGGVALVGISVGSYCMLTAFMSPSPPMQQTVTGRGLIVCAWVVSSGCFAYVHANIGWILRREPDNRSLLIWFGVITQVGSLIGACVMFVVLTFTTALVPYYEDPCKDQVSCDITNLI